In Sphingobacterium sp. PCS056, the following proteins share a genomic window:
- a CDS encoding TetR/AcrR family transcriptional regulator has product MSKLIQSVGTVLAAKGYTGLTPTNLAKAAGVDRKLISAYFGHIDHLIATYIKTKDYWIVASDSAEALFKNNAQTSSRHLLEHMLLDQIVQFSANEEMQKVILWQLSERSEMMSQLSQARDDVSALFFPFADEELKDKQVDLRAVTSLLIAGIYYLVLHTKTTDSTFCEIDLTQEEGMNRIREAIKFILQETYGD; this is encoded by the coding sequence ATGTCGAAACTCATACAATCTGTTGGTACCGTATTAGCAGCAAAAGGCTATACCGGTCTAACGCCCACCAATCTTGCAAAAGCTGCAGGGGTAGACCGGAAACTTATTTCAGCATATTTTGGACACATTGATCACTTAATAGCAACCTATATTAAAACAAAAGATTACTGGATCGTTGCGAGCGATAGTGCTGAAGCATTATTTAAAAACAATGCGCAAACAAGCTCACGTCACTTGCTCGAACACATGTTACTGGATCAGATCGTACAATTTAGTGCTAACGAAGAAATGCAAAAGGTAATCCTGTGGCAACTCAGTGAACGATCGGAAATGATGTCCCAACTATCGCAAGCAAGAGATGATGTAAGCGCATTATTCTTTCCTTTTGCAGATGAAGAATTAAAAGACAAACAAGTGGATCTAAGAGCTGTGACCAGTTTATTGATTGCCGGAATTTATTACTTAGTACTCCATACCAAGACAACAGACAGTACATTTTGCGAAATCGACCTTACGCAGGAAGAAGGCATGAACCGCATTAGAGAAGCAATAAAATTTATTCTACAAGAAACTTATGGTGATTAG
- a CDS encoding glycoside hydrolase family 43 protein, which translates to MKIVSYLLTGITLFIAEAVFAQKNPVFPGWYADPEGIVYNKEYWIFPTYSAPYEDQIFFDAFSSKDLVTWKKHPRIIDTAEVKWAKKAMWAPSVLQKDNQYYLFFGANDVHQGEIGGIGVAVADKPQGPYQDVLGKPLINEIVNGAQPIDQFVFKDKDGQYYMYYGGWQHCNVVKLSADFKSLVPFEDGTIYKEVTPENYVEGPFMFIRNNKYYFMWSEGGWGLPNYKVAYAIADSPFGPFKRIGTILEQDPAIATGAGHHSVIQVPNKDQYYIVYHRRPLGKTGANERETCIDVMTFDENGYINPVKMTFEGVKHKLK; encoded by the coding sequence ATGAAAATTGTCTCCTATTTGCTGACAGGTATTACTTTATTTATTGCAGAGGCTGTGTTTGCGCAGAAGAATCCTGTGTTCCCCGGTTGGTACGCTGATCCTGAAGGTATTGTTTACAACAAGGAGTACTGGATCTTTCCAACCTATTCGGCACCATATGAAGATCAAATATTCTTTGATGCATTTTCATCCAAGGATCTCGTGACCTGGAAAAAACATCCCCGAATTATCGATACGGCGGAAGTAAAATGGGCCAAGAAAGCGATGTGGGCACCTAGTGTGTTACAAAAAGATAATCAGTACTATCTATTTTTTGGAGCCAATGATGTACACCAGGGTGAAATTGGAGGAATTGGCGTAGCTGTTGCCGATAAACCTCAAGGACCGTATCAAGATGTACTTGGCAAACCGCTGATCAATGAGATCGTCAATGGTGCTCAACCCATTGATCAGTTTGTCTTTAAAGATAAAGATGGTCAATATTATATGTATTATGGTGGGTGGCAACATTGTAATGTGGTCAAATTAAGTGCTGACTTTAAAAGCTTAGTTCCTTTTGAAGATGGAACAATCTATAAAGAGGTAACACCTGAGAACTATGTCGAAGGACCATTTATGTTTATCCGCAACAATAAATACTATTTCATGTGGTCGGAGGGCGGATGGGGTCTTCCAAATTATAAAGTGGCTTATGCGATCGCTGATTCGCCATTTGGTCCATTCAAACGAATAGGAACGATCTTAGAACAGGATCCCGCTATCGCAACTGGCGCTGGTCATCATTCTGTCATTCAAGTGCCAAACAAAGATCAGTATTATATCGTGTATCACCGGAGACCATTGGGCAAAACAGGTGCAAATGAGCGGGAGACTTGTATTGATGTAATGACATTTGACGAAAATGGATATATTAATCCTGTAAAAATGACTTTTGAAGGGGTAAAACATAAATTGAAATAA
- a CDS encoding family 16 glycosylhydrolase yields the protein MKKALYFIFLLHLVTQVGAQHLPKKGYTLVWSDEFDEEGSVNNQNWQFEKGFMRNQEHQWYQQENISCKDGILKIEARKEVKPNPTYKPNSQDWATSRKDISYTSASINTSGKHSWKYGIFEMRARIPVGSGLWPAFWTLGVEKEWPSNGEIDIMEYYKGDILANIASGTDKRWQANWHSQKKAVSELGGKEWAMQFHVWSMYWDEHEIALYVDDILMNKVKLDQLVNRDGTGFNPFKQPHYILLNLALGGMNGGIIDEKLLPATYEIDYVRVYQKGVQDQENTAFVPGKLWLDDQGNSINAHGGGILYHNGTYYWYGEKRGGTESQGVNVYSSKDLYHWKFEKLAFSPADDPGSDVAWGCIIERPKVIYNKKTKKFVMWFHLELKDQGYAAARAAVAISDAPAGPFTLVDSFRPNGHMSRDMGLFVDDDDVAYHIYSSDENYELRLAKLTPDYLTPTTADTLLFRNHREAPALFKYNQKYYLFTSGCTGWAPNRAELHVADHLFGPWTSLGDPMRGPDAHITFDAQSTFVLPVVGKKNAFIFMADRWKPKNLLDSRYIWLPVDLQDGKITVPWRDKWNLDGFHF from the coding sequence ATGAAAAAAGCACTTTACTTTATTTTTCTATTGCATCTTGTCACGCAGGTAGGGGCGCAACATTTGCCGAAGAAGGGTTATACTTTAGTCTGGTCTGATGAGTTTGATGAAGAGGGATCTGTAAATAATCAAAACTGGCAATTTGAGAAGGGCTTTATGCGTAATCAAGAGCATCAATGGTACCAGCAAGAAAATATATCCTGTAAGGATGGCATATTGAAGATCGAAGCACGCAAAGAGGTTAAACCCAATCCCACTTATAAACCAAATAGTCAAGATTGGGCAACTTCACGTAAAGACATTAGCTATACATCTGCCTCAATCAATACTTCTGGCAAACATAGTTGGAAGTATGGCATATTTGAAATGCGCGCCCGTATTCCAGTAGGGAGTGGGTTGTGGCCGGCATTTTGGACATTAGGTGTAGAAAAAGAATGGCCTTCTAATGGTGAAATTGATATTATGGAATATTATAAGGGTGATATTCTTGCAAATATTGCTTCCGGTACGGATAAAAGATGGCAGGCAAACTGGCATAGCCAAAAAAAAGCGGTTTCCGAGCTGGGCGGAAAAGAATGGGCAATGCAATTTCATGTTTGGAGTATGTATTGGGATGAACATGAAATTGCATTGTATGTCGATGATATCCTGATGAATAAAGTGAAGCTGGATCAATTGGTCAATCGGGACGGGACAGGATTTAACCCTTTTAAACAGCCGCACTATATCTTGCTCAATTTAGCTTTGGGTGGAATGAATGGTGGCATTATTGATGAAAAATTGTTACCTGCAACTTATGAGATCGACTATGTGCGGGTCTATCAAAAGGGAGTTCAAGATCAGGAAAATACAGCATTTGTCCCAGGAAAGCTGTGGTTGGATGATCAAGGTAATTCGATCAATGCCCATGGTGGCGGAATTCTTTACCACAATGGCACCTATTATTGGTACGGTGAAAAAAGAGGGGGAACCGAATCACAGGGGGTCAATGTCTATTCTTCCAAGGATCTCTATCATTGGAAATTTGAAAAATTAGCTTTTTCACCTGCAGATGATCCCGGTAGTGATGTTGCATGGGGATGTATCATCGAACGCCCGAAGGTCATCTACAATAAGAAGACGAAAAAATTTGTGATGTGGTTTCATCTGGAGCTGAAAGATCAAGGTTATGCTGCAGCACGAGCTGCGGTTGCTATTAGCGATGCTCCTGCCGGTCCATTTACGTTGGTGGACAGTTTCAGACCAAATGGTCATATGTCACGAGATATGGGACTCTTTGTGGATGATGATGATGTTGCTTATCATATCTATTCTTCAGATGAAAACTATGAACTGCGTTTGGCAAAGCTTACGCCTGATTATTTAACTCCTACGACCGCGGATACATTATTGTTCAGAAATCATCGAGAAGCTCCGGCTTTGTTCAAATATAATCAGAAATATTATCTCTTTACAAGCGGCTGTACAGGTTGGGCTCCCAACAGGGCGGAACTACATGTAGCGGATCATCTGTTTGGACCTTGGACATCTTTAGGTGATCCGATGCGCGGACCCGACGCGCACATCACTTTTGATGCACAATCTACTTTTGTATTGCCTGTTGTAGGTAAGAAAAATGCTTTTATATTTATGGCTGACCGTTGGAAACCTAAAAACTTGTTGGATAGTCGCTATATCTGGCTCCCGGTTGATCTGCAAGATGGTAAAATAACCGTTCCGTGGAGAGACAAATGGAATCTTGATGGATTTCATTTTTAA
- a CDS encoding sensor histidine kinase, whose translation MDINKYVTLYKRVLILLNVMVPLLILSCHQDVKNKERASTVKESHDYQNLIAWDTLSPEDRLVQIKNYLTVLQQKPNFAQQPQYWIYKCFQDKSLGKRDSLHIYLSKIDSTQKDRDLYALRQYLSLSIKNRYDEISSGKLVEQIILERQKIEKSNSIFLYLMDDLLAMSFYNNHEDLKSLKYAKQYMDNHPWNAHNRLKQRYYDIRFMLSQRLENTTDMQNYLDSSRMLAISINDSLAFMRTVDYEAQMHSAMGRPDAAVKSFRIFFNYLNRTNRLEFYVFNNLARAFLDLNLPDSTIKYVHMSEAWKGWKKGSFTAKISLLDLLSEAYQKKGDFKNAYLAKTKQYNEYMKVTTEMQKEKIEEISTKYETRKKDQDIVTLKETNLLNNKLLVQQRWIFVILSLFLMMILLYTYKLYKQKLLKAKHDQLLIENKQYILEQKNRQNQLNPHFIYNAIANLQGLIGADKKQEANTYLVALTRLIRDILELNRHDFITLEQEVRSLKNYIILQQMRFHHIFDSIIDTSDLDLEDILIPPMLIQPFVENAIEHGLKNIDHKGWVKISFYKNNDYLHVCVTDNGVGLKESAAHKKDKRSLSQVITKERLALLYTDVQYQASLKICPNYRTSGDGYKVQISLPLKHVF comes from the coding sequence ATGGATATAAACAAGTATGTAACTTTATATAAAAGGGTACTTATTCTTCTGAACGTGATGGTTCCTTTGTTGATTTTAAGTTGCCATCAAGATGTTAAAAATAAAGAGCGTGCAAGTACGGTTAAAGAAAGTCATGACTATCAGAATCTGATTGCCTGGGATACGCTATCTCCGGAGGATCGCTTGGTACAAATAAAAAATTATTTGACAGTACTGCAGCAAAAACCAAATTTTGCACAACAACCGCAGTACTGGATTTATAAATGTTTTCAGGACAAATCTTTGGGAAAAAGAGATTCCCTGCATATATACCTTTCAAAAATAGATTCGACTCAAAAGGATCGGGATCTGTATGCATTGCGTCAGTATTTAAGTTTGAGTATCAAAAATAGATATGATGAGATCAGTTCAGGAAAGCTCGTGGAGCAGATCATTTTGGAAAGACAGAAAATAGAGAAATCAAATTCAATTTTCTTATACCTCATGGATGATTTATTGGCCATGTCTTTTTACAATAATCATGAGGATCTGAAATCCCTAAAGTACGCTAAGCAATATATGGATAATCATCCATGGAATGCGCACAACCGGTTAAAACAACGCTACTATGATATCCGCTTTATGCTGAGTCAACGGTTAGAAAATACAACGGATATGCAAAATTATCTCGATAGTAGCCGAATGTTGGCGATTAGTATCAACGATAGTTTAGCCTTTATGCGAACAGTGGATTATGAGGCCCAGATGCATTCCGCCATGGGACGACCAGATGCTGCAGTTAAGAGTTTCCGTATTTTTTTTAATTACTTGAATCGCACGAATCGACTGGAATTCTATGTATTCAATAATCTTGCTCGCGCATTTTTAGATTTAAACCTTCCGGACTCGACCATTAAATATGTGCACATGAGCGAAGCATGGAAGGGCTGGAAAAAAGGGAGTTTTACCGCTAAGATTTCCCTATTGGACTTGTTAAGTGAGGCTTATCAAAAGAAAGGTGATTTTAAAAATGCTTATTTAGCGAAGACCAAACAGTATAATGAGTATATGAAGGTCACGACGGAAATGCAGAAGGAGAAAATTGAAGAAATAAGCACGAAGTATGAGACGAGAAAAAAGGATCAGGATATTGTGACGTTGAAAGAAACAAATCTGCTCAACAACAAGCTCTTGGTCCAGCAACGATGGATTTTTGTGATCTTATCCCTGTTTCTGATGATGATCCTATTGTATACCTATAAGTTATACAAACAGAAGTTGTTAAAAGCCAAACATGATCAGTTACTCATTGAAAATAAGCAATATATCTTAGAACAAAAAAATCGTCAGAACCAACTTAATCCTCATTTTATTTACAATGCGATAGCCAATCTACAAGGGCTCATCGGTGCAGATAAAAAGCAGGAAGCAAATACATACCTAGTTGCTTTGACTCGACTGATCCGTGATATTTTAGAGTTAAATCGGCATGATTTTATCACGCTGGAACAAGAAGTACGCAGTTTAAAAAACTATATTATTTTGCAACAGATGCGCTTTCATCATATTTTTGATTCCATCATTGATACGAGTGACCTTGATCTTGAAGATATACTGATCCCACCTATGCTGATACAGCCTTTTGTCGAAAATGCAATCGAGCATGGATTAAAAAATATTGATCATAAGGGATGGGTGAAAATAAGCTTTTATAAGAATAACGACTATCTACATGTGTGTGTAACAGACAATGGCGTGGGACTTAAGGAAAGTGCTGCTCATAAAAAAGACAAGAGATCCCTTTCTCAAGTGATTACCAAAGAACGCTTAGCTTTATTGTATACGGATGTTCAATACCAAGCTTCGTTAAAGATTTGCCCAAACTACAGAACATCAGGTGATGGTTATAAAGTTCAGATCTCACTTCCACTAAAACATGTGTTTTAA
- a CDS encoding LytR/AlgR family response regulator transcription factor translates to MAMLNVYILEDELNIVKYIWSILDEIPYVRIVGHSGEMAKAEQEIYEKSPNLILADIQLKDGVSFELLSRLNLDVHLLFITAYSQYAIEALNIGAIGYLTKPIDAICLTETIQRCFEKTQEFKFNQNQLLMADRHMKTPAIPQKIALKTFEFTQIINIDDIVYCLGDKGYTTFFMRSGDHLLVSKVLKHFEGMLPESQFIRCHQSYLINTHYIHKYYKDGQLEMQDGKLIPVSNRKRDIIAQYIDTLS, encoded by the coding sequence ATGGCTATGCTAAATGTTTATATCCTCGAGGATGAGTTGAATATTGTGAAATATATCTGGTCTATTTTAGATGAAATTCCATATGTCCGTATTGTTGGACATTCGGGTGAAATGGCCAAGGCTGAGCAGGAAATTTATGAAAAATCCCCTAATTTGATTCTTGCAGATATCCAGTTAAAGGATGGAGTCAGTTTTGAGCTACTGTCCCGATTGAATCTGGATGTACATCTTTTATTTATTACAGCTTATAGCCAGTATGCTATCGAAGCCCTCAATATTGGTGCTATAGGCTACCTTACCAAACCGATCGATGCCATTTGCCTGACGGAAACCATACAGAGATGTTTTGAAAAAACCCAAGAGTTTAAGTTCAATCAAAATCAATTGCTTATGGCAGATCGACATATGAAAACTCCGGCGATACCACAGAAAATTGCTTTAAAAACATTTGAATTTACCCAGATCATCAATATCGACGATATTGTCTATTGCCTAGGAGATAAAGGTTATACCACTTTTTTTATGCGTAGCGGGGATCATCTACTGGTATCAAAAGTGCTCAAGCATTTTGAAGGTATGCTACCCGAATCACAATTTATCAGATGTCATCAATCTTATCTGATCAATACGCATTATATCCATAAGTATTATAAGGATGGACAGTTGGAGATGCAGGATGGTAAGCTGATTCCGGTTTCCAACCGGAAAAGAGATATCATTGCGCAATATATTGATACCTTAAGCTAA
- the gwsG gene encoding grasp-with-spasm system ATP-grasp peptide maturase, with protein MSGILILSQASLESSTDYLCKWLLYYKIPFLRFNGEDLFALNSLVEIPDDQDFSIAWYRRRVAQFTDVDLTFKQENHEANTGVKKFLNDEFKALHAYIFHKISLKKWINNPFTVTTLNKLQVLKLAEKHGLTIPFTEMVTSRAAVAALLEKYEQVIVKPFSEVIFFDTTDGDHFNMLTKVVNAKNIRYVPERFFPSLVQQHIVKKMELRIFYLFGKFYSMTIYSQNNKKTQDDFRNYDHVRPNRTVPYQLPVGIELQLRALMEDLEFQTGSIDMILTPSGEYIFLEINPEGQFGMVSYPCNYYLEKEMALRFKDKISEEIDLGLSKHSNEVACQDDPGFKFR; from the coding sequence ATGAGTGGTATATTAATATTAAGTCAAGCGAGCTTGGAGAGTTCTACAGATTATCTCTGTAAATGGTTATTATACTATAAGATACCCTTTCTCCGCTTCAATGGAGAAGATCTATTTGCGCTTAATAGTTTGGTTGAGATACCTGATGATCAAGATTTTAGTATAGCTTGGTACAGGAGGAGAGTCGCTCAGTTTACGGATGTTGATTTAACCTTTAAACAAGAGAATCATGAAGCCAATACCGGCGTAAAGAAATTCTTAAATGATGAATTCAAAGCGTTACATGCTTACATCTTCCATAAGATATCGCTAAAAAAATGGATCAATAACCCATTTACAGTCACCACGCTGAATAAACTGCAAGTACTCAAGCTTGCAGAAAAGCATGGCTTGACGATTCCTTTTACCGAGATGGTCACCAGTCGTGCTGCTGTTGCAGCATTATTGGAAAAATATGAACAGGTGATTGTTAAGCCCTTCAGTGAAGTCATCTTTTTTGATACGACTGATGGTGATCATTTTAATATGTTGACCAAGGTTGTAAATGCCAAAAATATCCGCTATGTCCCCGAGCGTTTTTTTCCCTCGCTTGTGCAGCAGCATATCGTCAAAAAGATGGAGTTGCGGATCTTTTATCTTTTTGGAAAGTTTTACAGTATGACTATTTATTCTCAGAACAATAAAAAGACCCAGGATGATTTTAGAAACTATGACCATGTACGTCCAAATCGTACTGTACCCTATCAGTTGCCGGTAGGGATTGAACTGCAATTGCGTGCGCTTATGGAGGATCTGGAATTTCAAACAGGATCGATCGATATGATTTTAACACCTTCAGGGGAGTATATCTTTTTGGAAATAAATCCAGAAGGTCAGTTTGGGATGGTCTCTTATCCTTGTAATTACTATTTAGAAAAAGAAATGGCATTACGCTTTAAAGATAAAATTTCAGAAGAAATCGACCTGGGCTTAAGTAAGCATTCAAATGAAGTAGCCTGCCAGGATGATCCGGGCTTTAAGTTCAGGTAA
- the gwsS gene encoding grasp-with-spasm system SPASM domain peptide maturase: MPYLNVFSNCKLVRGNGMSLVCDLQMRKYYHIPNDMVAVLDYLSKHPVEACYTEFGISNKSTINSYIQFMIKNDLGFLDDQIMPELVPLSMEWDAFSPITNVIIELDQALHYESGFIQQLIQLNLSALEIRCYNEITFEKLTSFLTLFDASTLTSIKIILKWSLWCTESVLEKLVDQYLRVHQIMLHTAPKDQVFKFFGDTVSLIYSQAVLDSCLQCGNIQPAYFMTNVELFTESQQHNTCLNRKLSIDRNGYIKNCPSLSRSFGHIDDAQLDAVLADPAFKEHWFTKKDDIAVCRDCEFRYVCTDCRAYVEDPEDPYAKPLKCGYDPYANVWEDWSTNPLKQQAIAYYGLETKALD, translated from the coding sequence ATGCCTTATTTAAATGTATTTTCAAACTGCAAACTCGTGAGGGGAAATGGGATGTCGCTGGTCTGCGATCTGCAGATGCGAAAATACTACCATATCCCAAACGATATGGTAGCAGTACTGGATTACTTGAGTAAGCATCCTGTGGAAGCATGTTATACCGAATTTGGCATCAGCAATAAGTCGACCATCAACTCCTATATTCAGTTTATGATCAAAAATGATCTGGGTTTTTTGGATGATCAGATCATGCCCGAATTAGTACCATTGTCTATGGAATGGGATGCTTTTTCGCCCATCACCAATGTGATCATTGAACTGGATCAAGCGCTCCATTATGAATCTGGGTTTATACAACAGTTGATTCAGTTGAATTTAAGTGCTTTGGAAATCAGATGCTATAACGAGATTACGTTTGAAAAATTAACTTCTTTTTTAACCCTATTCGATGCCAGTACTTTGACCTCCATTAAAATCATTTTAAAGTGGTCCCTCTGGTGTACAGAATCGGTCTTGGAAAAATTAGTGGATCAGTATTTACGTGTCCATCAGATCATGCTCCATACTGCTCCAAAAGATCAGGTTTTTAAATTTTTTGGCGATACAGTTTCTTTAATCTATAGTCAGGCCGTATTAGATTCTTGTTTGCAATGTGGCAATATACAACCGGCTTATTTTATGACCAATGTCGAACTTTTTACTGAGAGCCAACAGCACAATACCTGCCTCAACCGTAAATTGTCGATCGATCGAAACGGCTACATTAAAAATTGTCCCTCTCTGTCCCGTAGTTTTGGACATATTGACGACGCTCAATTGGATGCTGTATTGGCTGATCCTGCGTTTAAAGAGCATTGGTTTACGAAAAAAGATGATATCGCTGTCTGTCGGGATTGTGAATTTAGATATGTATGCACCGATTGCAGGGCATATGTGGAAGATCCTGAGGATCCTTATGCTAAGCCTTTAAAATGTGGTTATGATCCTTATGCCAATGTTTGGGAAGACTGGTCAACAAATCCGCTTAAACAACAGGCTATCGCTTATTATGGGCTGGAAACAAAAGCATTAGATTAA
- a CDS encoding peptidase domain-containing ABC transporter: MARFPFYKQPDSKDCGPTCLRIISKYYGKILPLQMLRDLSETTREGATLLGLSRAAETIGFKTLSVKIDFKTLEEDVPLPCIVFWMKQHFVVVHKIEKRKNGFKVHVSDPSYGLISYSQEEFIHNWIGKGATDTTEEGIVLVLETTARFDMQTEIKDKGFSIYQYLRHYLVKYKKFILQLGFGLIAGSLLSLAFPFLTQSIVDIGIQNQDIHFIYLILLAQVMLYLGQMGIDVIRGWILLHLSSRINISIVSDFFIKLMRLPISFFDSKVTADIMQRIADHARIEQLLTTSSLQTVFSVINFLVFGVVLLIYNYKLFVLYLIGAILYIGWISFFLKKRRELDYKQFAQLAEEQGQVMELINGMQEIKMNNAETNKRWQWEGIQIKVFRIKIKALKLEQIQTIGGNIINQLKDILISFVAASLVVEGQLSLGMMLSVQYIIGQLNSPLLQLMNFVRQSQDAKIALERLNEIHEKDDEESIDTTYLSEIPQKDIVVSNLSFRYRGTTPFVFENLNLVIPYEKTTAIVGASGSGKTTLLKLLTQFYSDYEGEIKIAQANIRNISPRMWRDVCGVVMQDGYIFNESIANNIALGSDVVDKVKLNHAVEIAHIKDFIEGLPLSYNTKIGYEGLGISGGQRQRMLIARAVYKLPQYVFFDEATSALDANTEKIITDHLNHFLKGRTAVIIAHRLSTVKRADKIIVLDKGLVVEEGTHDELVALRGEYYRLVKNQLELGN, encoded by the coding sequence ATGGCAAGATTTCCATTTTATAAGCAACCGGATTCTAAAGACTGTGGTCCCACCTGTCTTCGTATCATCAGTAAATACTATGGCAAGATCTTACCCTTACAGATGCTTCGTGATTTATCCGAAACGACACGTGAGGGTGCGACATTATTAGGATTGAGTAGGGCCGCTGAAACCATAGGTTTTAAAACACTTTCCGTAAAGATTGATTTTAAAACGCTTGAAGAAGATGTGCCTTTGCCCTGTATTGTCTTTTGGATGAAGCAGCATTTTGTTGTAGTACACAAAATCGAAAAAAGAAAAAATGGGTTTAAAGTACACGTCTCGGACCCTAGCTATGGATTGATCAGCTATTCGCAAGAGGAATTTATCCATAACTGGATCGGAAAGGGAGCTACGGACACGACGGAAGAGGGTATTGTATTGGTGCTCGAAACAACGGCCCGTTTCGATATGCAGACAGAGATCAAGGATAAGGGATTTTCTATTTATCAGTATCTGCGCCATTATTTGGTCAAGTATAAAAAGTTTATTCTTCAGCTCGGTTTTGGATTAATAGCGGGTAGTTTACTTTCCCTTGCTTTTCCATTTCTCACACAAAGTATCGTTGATATTGGTATCCAAAATCAGGATATCCACTTTATCTACCTGATATTATTGGCTCAGGTCATGCTTTATCTCGGTCAGATGGGTATCGATGTGATTCGCGGCTGGATCTTGCTCCACCTTTCTTCACGGATCAATATCTCGATCGTATCCGATTTTTTTATCAAGCTCATGCGTCTGCCCATTAGCTTTTTTGATTCTAAAGTGACTGCGGATATCATGCAGCGCATCGCGGATCATGCGCGTATTGAACAATTACTCACAACCAGCTCCTTACAGACTGTATTTTCAGTCATCAATTTTCTGGTTTTTGGGGTGGTATTATTGATTTACAATTACAAGCTTTTTGTCCTGTATCTCATCGGTGCTATTTTGTATATCGGATGGATTAGCTTTTTCCTAAAAAAAAGACGAGAGCTGGATTATAAACAATTCGCACAATTGGCCGAAGAGCAAGGACAGGTGATGGAGTTGATCAATGGTATGCAGGAGATTAAAATGAACAATGCCGAAACCAATAAGCGATGGCAGTGGGAAGGCATTCAGATCAAAGTATTCCGCATCAAAATTAAAGCATTGAAATTGGAACAGATCCAGACGATCGGTGGGAATATCATCAATCAGTTGAAGGATATTCTGATCAGCTTTGTTGCCGCGAGTTTAGTGGTGGAAGGGCAGCTTTCCTTAGGGATGATGTTGTCGGTGCAGTATATCATCGGACAGCTCAATAGTCCTTTGCTCCAATTGATGAATTTTGTCAGACAGTCACAAGATGCCAAGATTGCGCTGGAGCGCTTGAATGAAATTCATGAAAAAGATGACGAAGAATCGATCGATACGACTTATCTGTCCGAAATACCACAAAAAGATATTGTGGTCTCCAATCTTTCCTTTCGCTATAGAGGAACGACACCATTTGTATTTGAAAATCTGAATCTGGTTATTCCTTATGAAAAGACAACCGCAATCGTCGGTGCAAGCGGCAGCGGGAAGACCACGCTTTTAAAATTATTGACGCAGTTTTATTCCGACTACGAAGGAGAGATCAAGATTGCGCAAGCCAATATTCGCAATATATCGCCGCGGATGTGGCGTGATGTCTGTGGAGTCGTGATGCAAGATGGATATATCTTCAATGAAAGTATCGCCAACAATATCGCACTGGGCAGTGATGTGGTGGATAAGGTCAAATTAAATCATGCTGTAGAAATCGCACATATCAAAGATTTTATCGAAGGATTGCCCTTGAGTTATAATACCAAGATCGGTTACGAAGGGCTGGGGATTAGCGGTGGTCAGCGGCAACGGATGTTGATCGCACGTGCTGTGTATAAATTGCCGCAATATGTTTTTTTTGACGAAGCAACAAGTGCCCTAGATGCCAATACAGAAAAAATAATTACCGACCATCTCAATCACTTTTTGAAAGGTCGTACGGCAGTGATTATTGCACATCGTCTATCTACGGTAAAAAGAGCAGATAAGATTATCGTACTGGACAAAGGGCTTGTAGTCGAAGAAGGTACCCATGATGAGCTAGTCGCTCTACGGGGAGAATATTATCGTTTGGTTAAAAATCAATTGGAACTTGGAAACTAA